A portion of the Daphnia magna isolate NIES linkage group LG4, ASM2063170v1.1, whole genome shotgun sequence genome contains these proteins:
- the LOC116921386 gene encoding serine/arginine repetitive matrix protein 2 isoform X2, translated as MMMDTNNASSNNNNSRQVILEGGLPWGFRIQGGSDTGVQLRIARVNPGSKAALQGIREGDVITSMNGQPTEREVTNSQAHALLKEAGPTLRLGLKQGSTLTKRLFKSSSGASVSSAGDVSSDNAPTRNQQTIAGNGGVAAQSTSASHNSSNNGAVQSSTSTTNKPTSLTRSEDRPEDIVPERPARSPKNKRPGGKCSSSRATANNNNYNNNNNSGTEESEEDNGECSSIRIPAAIKSPTPAPTDDPLEGIHSILSEMEREIRHTGVDPQQETIAARLPEGASVEPRIGGLTIEEFIHFLALLERVKEQHLDTKESDEDPARSSPNALPAERTSPYDNIIKSLGPDHPLYCNVATSPRTSPPSDEERSRSSASSSPCSSDEDAGQFQLPDKPGIPGFSFLERLFLRRYLHVIPEEVASDCGSHSARLSRALSGLSSALSYLEDADDDRFSHESIGDEYRDFASGGSLTPVPPPPTTNDEEVDPLLVPLEAQSKGKASERVPPVAHGHSAPDDRPDENADSNSPPESPIEATVTRHPSEDEFSIVLAVPVMIVDSSDYDEPADSAAEDRNSVTSATASSLAEEDGDRPPGFPQVLEELNVRSNDQKAEEKRAEGDQMDEEENQSEATSLADYCELLDESALPLSVLMMQTSGCCRDGDETGQRADSERNDPTDGYGCSCSLGFSDDDDDAANNVTVISDDNHQEPQKMDEMATLDEVAGSNGTTAVEEKEMSRVERGDDDVVDCGGPILTESISDPAGEVTVAGTSVVTLIDAKIVSVDYEPVQLICSSARLCRVPGTADTLEEFQDDKVASHAENRQLAGDNPAELETDKTIGQVTIEPTDPVAFQTTNVSQTDDSERLERQTTSLADGGNRECVPLGQGVCSSTTEKHGHVVDEMRRLWEMRCNADASAGPSFLPHRDANPEQDLASADDGSDHSTPVPQEEPLAAIESSAVAMDSVRMKSIQEFRMLWSGWPPPPPLPPPPEHYGASETETGYSTDGSEPFRQRRRRAALANSGPTPPPRPTPPRDESLYRSRTDASVCRDRRPEPPLRYQPYPQRFQPLCYYSAPEAEDDDDDERVKARLLADWLVLANRKRSQSPCSGTYRSIQRSNYSTLTSTTTTTRETSARESESEASDYNDRHDCATVRRYRHDRRLQRDDESHGSSSSLLSTPYQASSPKPGVWSPGQQQSPPERDNNHQQRQEQQQQPSSISSGTQPPIWIPSSQQPSPKSERKEFRPVRLEALKKQAAAQQQPQQREGGQKPLGGTKPAAPTSLPPFTTNTSTPASQPSASTSNAPTTYSSYLYPSSWDSQRQQNATPYGNNSANSTPINTPASEHSVLTSTSTNFSALSWDRRTNGGSTYSGGSGSTTPTPSLQPLLLPATSSTPTSHLPKVPNPTVTLLQKAREGQLPKGAAYLETPKLGERSGNRLGQPPPPQQLHRSPYEPVYSIQREYCVPSSAASAAVAPSSGDENSQQPSASQQETRKFVDLTANKFSGVGPVSNEGVPIALRSGIREEEDHHHWYRRMYESLHRTGGPGDYVTVRYKAGRGRGGGYQSEPDQNNRYDYDSDAGRYATLDRRRQRIHNDSESNGGSPSRITNHESESYRYQPGRIEDYEPGIRSSITQQQPTKQSPKISIPSKSFTNFALKESGYESDSQLIFRRRYPNDSAEAGGGQTTPATDPQEQRLWYRDIQRGGEVPLHGLRKQQPDRPQDDPGELFLADLRIGNSEKKRKRDPWRYIRFKSKSPTPPSTQQRRKHRFLSVPAVLNRLQSCNMFRSGSSKRQSSATSSPNASEERKQKNAGMSTVKTTASVGTSTSSKGKTWRRIKSGSGSSGNGGSKKMSKLSASSPIDGGFVQREESTTPLPEDISALPQAVPHPPTQQDCKQMEPLPPPPIEDMLVDNPPQPPPPPKVVTESPEVKQRSTQQRVPSRPTLPAFPAFPTLSPLQSRPAKKKAASAGSKSEPALNVYLNHRQMVSQSKFRRMQDEQPAVEETPKMTRYQKLARDTKNLVARISGEIPSTEKIRQALKLPAGGATNGNGSNGKTHSDVDVTDPEFICDEQTAAILLAELEGNSEPQKAESGSQAESVAHPPQQQDKEQEKQQQHPKEEEDVGEHYHYVVPLETRMDDGECRSSAGSPEYIKTQRFTQLRSLYRSLERLNELEKLVPTDELNQVASTDGIIDFDLWRRLRQREKAQEEMRNLATWIQAAQREGECYFGTSPPPKWQRGADPGLRIKEQSVRILADKYKTLAEAKRYATQSLPRNFGQCPDGSRAESPVSAGRVSRSSQRRSSLTGKQMAVLKSQLSRVYTPPSRYETVVSPQRAPRKLPESLLNPTLYVRSVSESSRDCTLARLEQRRNRLMESQKALSIAGVGRAVARSQSASSPKPSNISEAERRTLSMRLGAEVKERYMTAAKPAVQQQQSTRAAIQYVQQLSQHMSRKLAASPRVLSPSSPGPYRTHQSRSSSRESSASSQQDYLLVLTPRGRNNADVESAVQEWADSTMVAKTPSPTPAVPQRSSSLNIRASLDEDSHSSNSSVQTVIHRDVQKKVDFFEKVIADSVGDPCDAGVVPFRTTQSVSDLRRSASTLVGRRRTRSVVVPQRSQSLSLHRPGSAASAYGSMTDVRLSQLMDRVKSLSPSPSGRRSSPGSVSGGGSHYLNLVKKGDVEKKCQYFSSPRVDQQNQQAQQQRAAQKQSRPVTPQLSSRSVPDSLPLWSAAEKFNRNKTVIKGQEMGDVSFIKRRYEQEQPRNRFRSQFGSTSTPSLQDGGTSGSFSWSRRLAAAANKRVSFPNFSSPSRAGSRAGSDTGSRSGGKKLDFTRVKPTLLSSARLALRQAQTAADPTAHHHTIGGRMSRPVTRTSSAAGGGSYSDIPSTISSVILASNNHTTTTAGNPTSKTTVASPDMSLKSTSEGSIRSRRSMSSPLPAIPVIAANPSGANVKPTTETTATHFVAKESGSAKPPTSSKATPTAQSPSAQTPEGDYQALASSSSHTGTFDPSMHQPTYRYTPPPPRSGGRPNRINSIYDSYATYPRHRAGMQSPTRPPLPAQWAHLTSPRKPARSSNPAGAAHRFAESEVTIHYRSPIRNLQQSGQQQTDIDEEELRQMQAEHMRRVYEQERRRKYIQELEDIESRRHMDNFTPLMKSPIPLNRYDDFMDDQPVPLGRPGSQNHQQRDRTPEPKIVARGLYNFVAQNARELSFQKGDIIFIRRQIDKNWYEGEHNAMVGIFPVNYVEIIPYDGVRLTNRKASEGKGRVKFNFVAQTPVELSLVKGELVIITRQVDEHWLEGRIGQRRGIFPISYVDIIQSCSTSTSNPNVKTPTTGGNALITNGSLRSTHQYRNQQPQHFSIQPKMSPANATSQHQYRAAPAQYNKPSSLMVDTRSDPVLYRALYTYAPQNDDELELQENDMICVLEKCDDGWYVGTSQRTGLFGTFPGNYVERV; from the exons CGCTTCCGGCGGAACGAACCAGTCCGTACGACAACATTATCAAATCGTTGGGACCCGATCATCCGCTTTACTGCAATGTGGCAACGTCGCCAAGGACGAGTCCGCCTTCCGACGAGGAACGGTCCAGATCATCCGCATCTTCGTCTCCGTGCTCGTCGGATGAAGACGCTGGACAATTTCAGCTGCCGGATAAGCCCGGAATTCCCGGATTCTCCTTCCTCGAGCGGCTCTTTCTCCGCCGCTACTTGCACGTCATTCCGGAAGAGGTGGCTAGCGATTGCGGAAGCCACAGCGCTCGTCTCAGCCGAGCCCTCAGTGGACTCTCATCCGCACTGAGTTACTTGGAAGACGCGGATGACGATCGATTTTCACACGAATCCATCGGAGACGAGTATCGCGATTTTGCTTCCGGCGGCTCCTTAACGCCCGTGCCGCCTCCGCCGACCACAAACGACGAAGAAGTCGATCCGCTTCTAGTTCCTTTAGAAGCGCAATCGAAAGGCAAAGCGTCCGAACGTGTTCCGCCTGTCGCTCACGGCCATTCCGCGCCAGACGACCGGCCGGATGAAAATGCCGACTCCAATTCACCGCCGGAATCGCCCATTGAAGCGACTGTTACCCGACATCCGTCAGAGGACGAGTTCTCCATCGTGTTGGCCGTGCCCGTCATGATAGTCGATTCCAGCGACTACGACGAGCCGGCGGATTCGGCCGCCGAAGATCGCAACTCTGTCACCTCCGCAACAGCTTCCAGCCTAGCGGAAGAAGATGGGGATCGTCCGCCGGGTTTCCCGCAAGTGCTGGAAGAGCTGAACGTTCGATCGAACGATCAGAAAGCGGAAGAAAAACGGGCGGAAGGAGATCAAATGGATGAGGAAGAGAATCAAAGCGAAGCGACTTCATTGGCCGATTACTGCGAGCTGCTTGACGAATCGGCGTTGCCACTCAGCGTCCTAATGATGCAAACATCCGGCTGTTGTCGTGACGGCGATGAAACGGGCCAACGAGCGGATTCAGAGCGGAACGACCCGACGGACGGATACGGATGTTCGTGTTCGCTCGGCTTCAGcgacgacgacgatgatgCAGCCAACAACGTGACCGTCATAAGCGATGACAATCATCAAGAGCCGCAGAAAATGGACGAAATGGCAACGCTGGATGAAGTTGCCGGATCGAATGGAACGACGGCcgtagaagaaaaagagatgagCCGAGTAGAACGAGGCGATGATGATGTCGTTGATTGCGGGGGTCCAATTTTGACCGAGTCCATTAGCGATCCGGCTGGAGAAGTAACGGTGGCTGGAACATCGGTAGTGACGTTGATTGACGCTAAAATCGTCAGCGTTGATTACGAACCCGTGCAGTTGATTTGTTCCAGCGCCCGACTTTGTCGCGTTCCTGGAACGGCCGACACTCTGGAAGAGTTCCAGGACGACAAGGTGGCCTCGCACGCTGAAAATAGACAATTAGCGGGCGATAATCCAGCGGAACTCGAGACGGATAAGACGATAGGGCAAGTAACGATTGAGCCAACTGATCCGGTCGCTTTTCAAACGACGAACGTGTCACAAACGGACGATTCCGAACGACTGGAACGCCAAACGACGTCGTTGGCGGATGGCGGGAATCGGGAATGCGTTCCGCTCGGCCAGGGCGTTTGCAGTTCGACGACGGAAAAACACGGCCACGTTGTGGATGAAATGCGCAGGTTGTGGGAGATGCGCTGCAATGCGGATGCATCCGCAGGCCCGTCTTTCCTTCCTCATCGCGATGCCAATCCGGAGCAGGATTTGGCATCCGCCGATGATGGGTCGGATCATTCGACTCCCGTTCCGCAAGAAGAACCGCTAGCCGCAATTGAATCGTCGGCCGTAGCGATGGATTCAGTTCGCATGAAATCCATTCAAGAATTTCGGATGCTTTGGTCCGGATGGCCTCCACCTCCTCCCCTACCGCCTCCTCCGGAACATTACGGCGCATCCGAAACGGAAACGGGCTATTCGACTGACGGATCGGAGCCGTTCCGCCAACGACGTAGGCGGGCAGCTCTTGCCAATTCTGGTCCGACGCCTCCGCCGAGACCAACGCCACCTAGGGACGAAAGTTTGTACCGCTCACGAACCGATGCGTCCGTTTGTCGCGATCGTCGCCCCGAACCGCCGCTAAGGTACCAGCCGTACCCGCAGCGCTTCCAGCCTTTATGCTACTATTCCGCACCGGAAGCGgaagacgacgatgacgaTGAGAGAGTTAAAGCTCGTCTGCTGGCCGATTGGCTGGTCTTAGCCAATAGGAAACGGAGCCAGTCGCCTTGTAGCGGCACCTATCGATCAATCCAGCGTTCCAATTACAGCACGCTGAcgtcgacgacgacgacgacccGTGAAACATCCGCCCGCGAGTCGGAATCGGAAGCTTCGGACTACAACGACCGTCACGATTGCGCTACCGTCCGTCGCTACCGTCACGACCGCAGACTGCAGAGAGATGACGAATCCCATG GATCTTCGTCATCGCTTTTGTCGACGCCCTATCAAGCCAGCAGTCCTAAACCAG GTGTTTGGTCACCGGGCCAGCAGCAAAGCCCTCCGGAAAGGGACAACAACCACCAGCAGCGACAagagcaacagcagcaaccaTCGTCGATTTCTTCCGGCACGCAGCCGCCAATTTGGATCCCGTCCAGCCAACAGCCCAGCCCGAAATCAGAACGGAAAGAGTTTCGGCCAGTCCGTCTTGAAGCGTTGAAGAAACAGGCGGCCGCCCAACAGCAGCCTCAGCAG CGAGAGGGAGGCCAGAAACCACTAGGTGGCACCAAACCGGCAGCGCCGACTAGTTTGCCACCTTTTACCACCAACACATCCACGCCAGCCTCTCAGCCTTCCGCATCCACTTCCAACGCCCCAACCACCTACTCCTCTTACTTGTACCCGTCCAGCTGGGACAGCCAGCGTCAGCAAAATGCCACGCCGTACGGCAACAACAGCGCCAACAGCACGCCCATAAACACACCGGCCAGCGAGCACTCGGTTTTGACCAGCACTTCGACAAACTTTTCCG ctttgTCGTGGGATCGGAGAACAAACGGTGGCTCCACTTACAGCGGCGGTTCGGGTTCTACTACACCTACACCTTCGTTACAGCCTTTGCTGTTGCCAGCAACATCTTCGACGCCAACTAGTCACCTGCCCAAGGTGCCAAACCCTACGGTCACTCTCCTACAGAAAGCCAGAG aAGGACAGTTACCGAAAGGTGCAGCTTATCTGGAGACACCCAAACTAGGCGAACGTTCCGGAAATCGCTTAGGTCAACCACCTCCGCCCCAGCAACTGCACCGTAGCCCATACGAACCAG TGTACAGCATCCAGCGGGAGTATTGCGTGCCGTCTTCTGCGGCGAGCGCCGCTGTTGCGCCGTCAAGCGGCGACGAAAATAGCCAACAGCCGTCGGCATCGCAGCAAGAAACGCGCAAGTTTGTCGATCTGACGGCTAACAAATTCAGTGGTGTCGGACCAGTCTCTAACGAAGGCGTTCCCATCGCTTTGCGCTCG GGTatcagagaagaagaagatcatcaTCATTGGTACCGGCGTATGTACGAGTCCTTGCACAGGACAGGAGGTCCAG GAGATTACGTCACTGTACGCTATAAAGCTGGTCGTGGTCGAGGTGGAGGCTATCAATCGGAGCCGGATCAGAACAATCGCTACGATTACGATTCAGATGCCGGCCGTTACGCGACGTTAGATCGAAGACGTCAACGCATCCACAACGACTCCGAATCTAACGGCGGATCACCTTCGCGAATAAC GAATCACGAATCGGAATCATATCGTTATCAACCCGGCCGCATTGAAGATTACGAACCGGGAATCCGATCCTCAATCACCCAACAGCAGCCAACCAAACAg TCACCTAAGATCAGCATCCCGAGCAAATCCTTTACGAATTT CGCTTTAAAAGAATCCGGCTACGAGAGTGACTCTCAGCTTATCTTCCGGCGGCGCTATCCCAACGATTCAGCCGAAGCGGGTGGTGGGCAGACGACACCGGCTACCGATCCGCAAGAGCAGCGTCTTTGGTACCGTGACATCCAGCGCGGAGGCGAGGTTCCATTGCACGGACTCCGCAAACAGCAGCCCGATCGACCACAAG ACGATCCAGGCGAATTATTTCTTGCTGATCTTCGGATAGGCAACAGCGAAAAGAAGCGCAAAAGAGATCCTTGGCGCTACATCCGTTTCAAATCTAAATCTCCGACGCCACCGTCGACGCAACAGCGACGTAAACACAGATTCCTATCCGTTCCGGCTGTTTTGAACCGGTTGCAGAGCTGCAACATGTTCCGCAGCGGAAGCAGCAAAAGGCAGTCTAGCGCCACTAGCAGTCCGAACGCGTCCGAGGAGCGGAAACAAAAGAACGCCGGAATGTCGACGGTTAAAACGACGGCATCCGTCGGTACGTCGACGTCGTCCAAGGGCAAAACCTGGCGCCGCATTAAATCCGGAAGCGGATCAAGTGGAAACGGGGGCAGTAAAAAGATGTCGAAACTCTCGGCGTCCAGCCCCATCGACGGAGGCTTCGTTCAGCGTGAAGAAAGTACAACGCCCTTGCCGGAAGACATTTCCGCCCTTCCGCAGGCTGTTCCACATCCACCGACGCAACAGGATTGCAAGCAAATGGAGCCATTGCCTCCGCCTCCGATTGAAGATATGCTGGTTGATAATCCGCCGCAACCGCCTCCGCCACCGAAGGTAGTGACGGAATCGCCGGAAGTAAAGCAACGGTCAACGCAGCAACGCGTCCCGTCCCGTCCAACGCTTCCGGCATTTCCGGCGTTTCCGACCTTGTCTCCTCTTCAATCGCGACCGGCCAAGAAGAAAGCGGCGTCGGCTGGAAGTAAATCGGAACCGGCCCTGAATGTCTATCTGAACCACCGTCAGATGGTGTCGCAATCGAAATTCCGGCGGATGCAGGATGAACAACCAGCTGTGGAAGAAACACCCAAAATGACCCGATACCAAAAACTGGCCCGTGACACCAAGAATCTCGTGGCCAGGATATCCGGAGAGATTCCTAGCACGGAGAAAATCCGGCAAGCTCTTAAACTTCCGGCTGGAGGGGCAACCAATGGAAATGGCTCCAACGGCAAGACGCACTCGGATGTGGACGTAACCGACCCGGAGTTCATTTGCGACGAGCAGACGGCCGCCATTTTGTTAGCCGAGCTGGAAGGCAACTCGGAGCCGCAGAAAGCTGAAAGCGGAAGCCAAGCGGAATCTGTAGCCCATCCGCCGCAGCAGCAAGACAAAGAACAAGAGAAGCAACAGCAACATccaaaagaagaggaagatgtTGGGGAACATTATCATTACGTTGTTCCGCTCGAAACTAGGATGGATGACGGAGAATGTCGCTCTTCCGCCGGAAGCCCGGAATACATCAAGACTCAGCGTTTCACTCAGCTTCGCTCGTTGTACCGCAGTTTGGAGCGGCTCAACGAGCTGGAAAAGCTGGTGCCGACGGACGAATTGAACCAGGTGGCCAGCACGGATGGCATCATCGATTTCGACTTGTGGCGTCGATTGAGACAGCGCGAAAAGGCCCAGGAAGAAATGCGCAACTTGGCCACGTGGATCCAGGCCGCGCAACGGGAAGGCGAGTGCTACTTTGGCACGTCGCCTCCGCCCAAATGGCAGCGCGGAGCCGATCCGGGACTCCGCATTAAAGAACAGTCGGTCCGCATCTTGGCGGATAAATACAAGACGCTGGCGGAAGCGAAGCGCTATGCTACCCAATCGCTTCCTAGGAATTTCGGGCAATGTCCTGACGGAAGCCGTGCGGAATCGCCCGTTTCGGCCGGTCGAGTTAGCCGCTCCAGCCAGAGACGCAGTAGTTTAACTGGAAAACAAATGGCCGTTTTGAAATCTCAACTTTCCCGCGTTTATACTCCGCCCAGTCGTTACGAGACGGTTGTGTCTCCGCAAAGAGCTCCCCGCAAGCTTCCGGAATCATTACTCAACCCAACGCTGTACGTCCGGAGCGTCTCCGAGTCCAGCCGCGATTGCACTCTTGCCAGACTGGAACAGCGTCGTAATCGGTTGATGGAATCTCAGAAGGCTCTGTCCATCGCCGGAGTCGGAAGGGCCGTCGCCCGTTCTCAATCCGCATCCTCCCCCAAGCCGTCCAACATTAGCGAAGCGGAGCGCCGTACTCTATCGATGCGTCTCGGCGCTGAAGTTAAAGAGCGTTACATGACGGCGGCCAAACCGGCCGTCCAGCAACAGCAATCCACCAGGGCGGCCATCCAGTACGTCCAGCAACTCAGCCAGCACATGTCCCGAAAATTAGCCGCATCGCCGCGGGTGTTGTCTCCCAGTTCGCCGGGACCTTACCGGACGCACCAATCACGCAGTTCGTCTCGCGAAAGCTCGGCCAGCAGCCAACAAGACTATTTGCTAGTGCTGACACCACGCGGACGGAACAATGCCGACGTAGAATCAGCCGTACAGGAATGGGCGGACTCGACCATGGTCGCTAAAACTCCTTCGCCAACTCCCGCAGTTCCGCAGCGCTCGAGTAGTCTGAACATCCGGGCCAGCTTGGATGAGGATTCGCACAGTTCCAACTCGTCCGTCCAGACAGTCATTCATCGCGACGTCCAGAAAAAAGTGGATTTTTTCGAGAAAGTCATTGCCGACTCGGTTGGGGATCCCTGCGACGCGGGCGTCGTTCCATTCCGGACGACTCAAAGCGTCAGCGACCTGCGCAGGTCCGCTTCCACGCTGGTGGGCCGTCGCCGGACTCGCTCTGTTGTTGTTCCGCAGAGGTCGCAGAGTTTATCGCTGCATCGGCCCGGATCAGCGGCTTCTGCTTACGGATCCATGACGGATGTTCGTCTCAGCCAGTTGATGGATCGGGTCAAGAGTTTATCGCCCAGTCCGTCCGGCCGTAGGTCATCTCCCGGAAGCGTTTCGGGAGGCGGATCGCATTATTTGAATTTGGTGAAGAAAGGGGATGTTGAGAAGAAGTGCCAGTACTTCAGTTCGCCGCGAGTGGACCAACAAAATCAGCAAGCGCAACAGCAGAGAGCGGCGCAGAAACAATCGCGGCCGGTGACTCCGCAATTATCCAGCCGATCCGTTCCAGATTCTCTTCCGCTGTGGAGCGCTGCAGAGAAATTTAATCGCAATAAAACGGTTATCAAAGGCCAAGAGATGGGTGATGTTAGTTTTATCAAACGTCGTTACGAGCAAGAGCAGCCCCGGAATCGCTTCCGGAGCCAGTTTGGTTCTACTTCGACTCCATCGCTCCAGGATGGTGGAACAAGCGGAAGTTTCAGCTGGAGTCGCCGcttggctgctgctgctaacAAACGGGTCTCGTTCCCCAATTTCTCTTCTCCGAGTCGAGCTGGAAGTCGAGCCGGAAGTGACACCGGAAGCCGATCCGGTGGCAAGAAATTGGATTTCACTCGGGTCAAGCCGACTTTGCTCTCTTCCGCACGTCTAGCCCTCCGCCAAGCGCAGACGGCCGCTGATCCGACGGCTCATCACCACACCATTGGCGGAAGAATGAGCCGACCGGTCACGCGTACCTCTTCGGCCGCCGGCGGTGGATCTTACTCCGATATTCCGTCCACCATTTCTTCCGTCATTTTGGCCAGCAACAATCACACGACCACCACCGCAGGAAACCCAACAAGCAAAACTACTGTGGCCAGTCCCGACATGAGCCTGAAATCTACTTCGGAAGGATCAATCCGCAGCCGACGTTCCATGTCCAGTCCTCTTCCGGCTATTCCGGTAATCGCTGCAAATCCGTCCGGCGCTAACGTTAAACCGACTACGGAAACAACTGCTACTCATTTTGTTGCTAAAGAATCCGGCAGTGCCAAACCGCCGACATCCAGCAAAGCGACGCCGACAGCCCAATCACCATCCGCACAAACGCCAGAGGGCGATTACCAAGCCTTGGCCTCTTCCTCCTCCCACACTGGCACTTTTGATCCGTCCATGCATCAACCGACTTATCGCTACACTCCGCCGCCTCCGCGTTCGGGAGGTAGACCCAACCGGATCAATTCCATTTACGATTCGTACGCCACCTATCCCCGCCATCGAGCCGGAATGCAGTCTCCAACTCGTCCTCCTCTTCCAGCCCAATGGGCCCACTTAACCAGCCCCCGTAAACCAGCCAGATCGTCGAATCCAGCAG GCGCAGCGCACAGGTTTGCCGAATCGGAGGTGACTATCCATTACCGCAGTCCGATCCGCAATCTGCAGCAAAGCGGCCAACAACAG ACGGACATTGACGAGGAAGAATTGAGGCAAATGCAAGCTGAACATATGAGACGTGTTTATGAACAAGAGCGTCGTCGCAAATACATCCAGGAATTAGAAGATATCGAATCTCGGCGACATATGGATAATTTTAC GCCACTGATGAAATCGCCTATCCCGTTGAACCGTTACGATGACTTTATGGATGACCAACCGGTGCCTCTCGGACGTCCTGGCAGCCAGAACCACCAACAGCGTGACAGAACTCCCGAGCCAAAAATAGTGGCTCGGGGTCTCTACAATTTCGTGGCTCAAAACGCCAG GGAATTATCGTTTCAAAAAGGTGACATCATCTTCATTCGACGACAGATTGACAAGAATTGGTACGAGGGAGAACACAACGCAATGGTCGGAATATTCCCCGTTAATTACGTCGAA ATAATACCCTACGACGGAGTGCGATTGACGAACCGCAAAGCCAGCGAAGGCAAAGGTCGAgtcaaattcaattttgtgGCTCAGACACCGGTAGAGCTATCTCTAGTTAAGGGAGAATTAGTAATCATCACACGACAGGTGGACGAGCACTGGCTAGAAGGCCGCATTGGTCAGCGTCGTGGTATATTTCCCATCAGCTATGTCGATATTATCCAGTCGTGTTCAACATCCACATCAAAtccta ACGTCAAGACACCGACAACGGGTGGCAATGCTCTTATTACCAACGGATCTCTCCGTTCCACTCACCAGTACCGTAACCAGCAACCGCAACACTTTTCTATC CAACCGAAGATGAGTCCGGCGAATGCAACGTCTCAGCATCAATACCGAGCAGCTCCAGCACAGTATAACAAACCCAGCAGTTTGATGGTTGACACACGCTCCGATCCCGTCCT ATACCGAGCGCTTTACACGTATGCACCGCAGAATGATGACGAGCTTGAACTACAAGAAAACGACATGATCTGCGTGCTGGAAAAGTGCGACGATGGCTGGTACGTGGGCACCAGCCAACGGACTGGCCTTTTCGGTACCTTTCCGGGCAATTATGTCGAACGCGTTTGA